A part of Neoarius graeffei isolate fNeoGra1 chromosome 22, fNeoGra1.pri, whole genome shotgun sequence genomic DNA contains:
- the gon4la gene encoding GON-4-like protein isoform X3 produces MNLSVRRKLSDGKTGPSRVQESKSEEPEGKPETRSVSLPSSPSREEEPSPENSPESSRRAGRSKEAQCGSSSDDDAEKTLIITVEKEQNCPRQSGKAKRGAKRKREMNETGSQQDEDELQPEVEIDQELDRELENKSRQHNLTSANVRSILHEVITNEHVVAMMKAAINETEPVPLFEPKMTRSKLKEVVEKGVVIPTWNISPIKKPSTLKGPQFVDIPLEEEDSSDEEYHPDEEEEDETAEDTLLESDLESTASSPRGTRLNLSRSFNEYDAENSCSPRQSSRRSRHVRVAVVPMGPPPPPQGPEPPQPQTECSFMEKLYAVDEELAIGSDCMDSYQSLTSNEEEGEESLMAFRTRSKRPLRDVSLGRLEAELRAPDITPDMYEFVSAPEDREWTRWLQGLMNSDVENEEEADDDDDPEYNFLADIDEPDVEDYRNDKAVRITKKEVNDLMEELFDAFQDELGGQDEEGHEEAEVKEEEDNLQQEPPSILETIHYEDPLADILNQSYRTVKEQLDAIRERKALLESKGLSIPLKRPTNSASFYLSPTQKLRLQQHMQQHIQLLTQVNVLSRSVDSLEAEACTAQQFLSELQFFAQQGEQAQQVGDPGFVSIFRACNLQAAVSLLEELDQSPKSDTPDPCPVFPGSQIPANLAWLMVTRPVFLYPQLLPTVRLRRFTQKGPFTSAENCLVVLGYQHLKGTGNPLKLTCQYLLAARNAICLRAYVRQACHRQHPNVIKRYFLEGKCPPMPLACEKVSPSDQRPPVERETRLMPRWLSENLKLIHEEVRKYNLQLSSSQHAFPEEDSSSPSYSFPPGTRYPPSLPESLALTLKPQCLPVRASCRKKVSRVHSSHTPAQSKPPPSAEDVEKALSRLPPLLPKFPSQNVKLDQNVNSSSMKQKIKCRTKSANSAGEIQVTANNVAKKNQGKLIITLPTAPVTSSRDPEVTVPSVATVAPSQGNVIMTLPTALICPTPSATLVAQAPSPFTPLVKEPMSQRCGTLLKLSMGQRTNLNPLPVSSQFFLLPPGCVVTNSANVNPNHSQKSSLAQETELEDLEGSLENFPENIVVSQPDRNLISGSEENNVQENNEMETNVHEEELEYGDEDFREPFLTLSESSGTPAPSLCGDDDAMEAVMDMDDIDEQRQEASQTSTSTQQNEQPCWTEREKDEQECAETQEEESRSMADITSPASVTSELSLPELQETVEKLSKLASDPEEERHSREEKSHDQATGADVPASELLYDDLSDDDPQRDIKDIAFAQAYLEKVCEALQVVPGKVEDFLSVLYEFESNLEGRTAVELFMSLKPVLSDWPELLRDFAAFLHPEQAQECGLVEEQQAFERSRRFLRQLERSFGEQSVHYRKVVRTLQQGLPKSQRGSQEMKAQIALLFRDHAHLLEEYWVFYEQLHSTMQCMSHDEDEEEDEVETDSTPSAQILHSVKKAKNKKNQNSIQSADVISLNTEVTDEQSRDDDPQSPVCAKNSSRMPSGEKVVLWTREADRVILTTCQQRGACQSTFTSIAAQLGNKTATEVGARYQDLIKLFHKSTKQHHSSHMDPNGQFQLTEEKPD; encoded by the exons AAGCACAGTGTGGCTCGTCATCAGATGATGATGCAGAGAAGACTCTTATCATCACAGTCG AAAAGGAGCAAAACTGCCCTCGGCAAAGTGGGAAAGCAAAACGAGGTGCAAAGAGGAAAAGAGAGATGAATGAAACAGGGTCCCAGCAGGATGAGGATGAACTCCAGCCAGAGGTCGAGATCGACCAAGAGCTGGACAGGGAGCTGGAGAACAAGTCACGGCAGCACAACCTGACCTCCGCTAACGTGCGCAGTATTCTACAC GAGGTGATTACCAACGAGCACGTCGTGGCAATGATGAAAGCCGCCATCAACGAGACTGAACCTGTCCCTCTGTTT GAGCCGAAGATGACTCGTTCTAAACTGAAGGAGGTGGTGGAGAAAGGAGTG GTCATTCCTACCTGGAACATTTCACCAATCAAGAAACCGAGCACACTGAAG ggTCCCCAGTTTGTGGACATTCCTTTAGAGGAGGAGGACTCCTCTGATGAAGAGTACCACCctgatgaagaggaggaggatgagACGGCAGAGGAC aCGCTTCTTGAAAGTGATTTGGAGAGTACAGCATCATCACCACGTGGCACACGACTAAACCTCAGCAGATCCTTCAACGAATATGATGCAGAAAACAGCTGCAGCCCcagacag aGTTCACGCAGGTCACGGCACGTGCGGGTGGCAGTTGTGCCCATGGGCCCCCCTCCACCCCCTCAGGGCCCAGAACCACCACAGCCCCAGACTGAGTGCAGCTTTATGGAGAAACTCTATGCTGTGGATGAGGAGCTGGCTATCGGATCTGACTGCATGGATTCTTACCAG TCTCTTACCAGTAATGAAGAAGAAGGTGAAGAGAGCCTGATGGCCTTCCGCACTCGTTCCAAACGGCCATTGAGAGACGTCTCTCTGGGTCGTTTAGAGGCGGAGCTTCGAGCTCCTGACATCACTCCGGATATGTACGAGTTTGTCTCCGCCCCTGAGGACAGGGAGTGGACACGGTGGCTGCAGGGCCTCATGAACTCGGATGTGGAGAACGAAG AGgaggctgatgatgatgatgatccagAGTATAACTTCCTGGCTGACATCGACGAGCCGGATGTGGAGGATTACCGGAACGACAAGGCCGTGCGCATCACCA agaaggaagtgaacgACCTGATGGAAGAGCTGTTTGACGCT TTTCAGGATGAATTAGGGGGTCAGGATGAGGAAGGCCATGAGGAGGCGGAAGTAAAGGAGGAAGAAGATAATCTCCAGCAGGAGCCACCCAGTATTCTGGAAACAATTCA ttatgaGGACCCTTTGGCAGATATTCTGAACCAGAGCTACCGCACAGTGAAGGAGCAGTTAGACGCTATCCGTGAGCGAAAAGCTCTACTGGAGAGTAAAGGACTGTCCATTCCTCTTAAACGCCCCACAAACTCCGCCTCTTTCTATCTAAGCCCCACTCAGAAGCTCCGCCTCCAGCAGCACATGCAACAG CACATACAGCTCCTGACTCAGGTGAACGTGCTGAGCAGGTCAGTGGACAGTCTTGAGGCTGAGGCCTGCACAGCTCAGCAGTTCCTG TCAGAGCTGCAGTTCTTCGCGCAGCAAGGAGAACAGGCCCAGCAGGTCGGGGATCCGGGATTTGTCAGCATCTTTAGAGCCTGTAACCTGCAGGCTGCTGTGTCTCTCCTCGAGGAATTGGATCAGTCTCCTAAATCTGACACTCCGGACCCTTGTCCAGTATTCCCAG GGTCCCAGATTCCAGCTAATTTGGCCTGGTTGATGGTGACGCGGCCGGTGTTCCTCTACCCACAACTCCTTCCCACGGTCAGACTGCGTCGGTTCACTCAGAAAGGGCCCTTTACGTCAGCAGAAAACTG TCTGGTGGTTTTAGGCTATCAGCACCTAAAGGGCACAGGGAATCCTCTCAAGCTGACCTGCCAATACCTGCTTGCAGCGAGAAATGCCATCTGCCTGAGAGCGTATGTCCGCCAAGCATGCCACAGACAACATCCCAACGTCATCAAG aGATACTTTCTAGAAGGAAAATGTCCCCCCATGCCATTGGCCTGTGAGAAAGTCAGTCCCAGTGATCAGCGTCCCCCAGTAGAAAGAGAAACACGCTTGATGCCTCGCTGGCTTTCG GAAAACCTTAAACTAATCCATGAAGAAGTGCGAAAGTACAATCTTCAGCTTTCCAGTTCTCAACATGCCTTTCCTGAGGAAGACTCCTCCTCTCCATCCTACAGCTTCCCCCCAGGTACCCGCTACCCCCCCAGCCTGCCCGAATCCCTCGCCCTTACTCTTAAACCACAGTGTCTTCCAGTTCGTGCTTCCTGTAGAAAAAAGGTATCACGTGTGCACTCTtcacacactccagcccagtccaaACCGCCGCCTTCAGCTGAAGATGTGGAGAAAGCTCTGAGTCGTCTGCCGCCTCTTCTGCCGAAGTTTCCTAGCCAGAATGTTAAGCTTGATCAGAATGTTAACTCTAGTTCAATGAAGCAAAAAATCAAATGTCGAACTAAATCTGCTAATAGTGCTGGGGAAATCCAAGTGACTGCAAATAACGTTGCAAAGAAAAACCAAGGAAAGCTCATTATAACTTTACCCACCGCTCCAGTTACTTCCAGCAGAGACCCTGAGGTAACAGTGCCTAGTGTTGCTACAGTAGCTCCAAGCCAGGGAAATGTCATCATGACTTTACCTACTGCGCTTATATGTCCTACTCCGAGTGCTACTCTAGTGGCCCAGGCACCTTCACCCTTCACCCCGTTGGTTAAAGAGCCTATGAGTCAGCGCTGTGGCACTTTGCTCAAGCTGAGCATGGGACAGAGAACTAATCTAAACCCTCTGCCTGTATCTTCTCAATTTTTTCTTCTACCTCCAGGCTGTGTAGTTACAAACAGTGCTAATGTCAACCCCAATCACAGCCAGAAATCCAGTCTAGCCCAGGAAACGGAGCTGGAAGACCTTGAAGGTTCTTTAGAGAACTTTCCAGAAAACATAGTCGTTTCTCAACCAGATAGAAATCTTATAAGTGGCAGTGAAGAAAACAATGTCCAGGAAAACAATGAAATGGAGACGAACGTTCACGAGGAGGAACTTGAATACGGAGACGAAGACTTTAGAGAGCCGTTCCTCACCTTGTCGGAATCTTCTGGAACCCCAGCGCCTAGTTTGTGTGGGGACGATGACGCCATGGAGGCAGTGATGGACATGGATGATATAGATGAACAAAGGCAAGAAGCATCGCAAACTTCGACATCTACACAGCAGAACGAGCAACCATGCTGGACTGAACGAGAGAAGGATGAGCAGGAATGTGCAGAGACGCAGGAGGAGGAGTCAAGAAGCATGGCAGACATCACATCACCTGCTTCTGTAACGTCCGAGCTGTCTTTGCCAGAGCTTCAG GAGACAGTGGAGAAACTGTCGAAGCTGGCATCGGATCCTGAAGAAGAGAGACATTCAAGGGAAGAAAAGTCACACGATCAAGCTACAG GAGCGGACGTCCCAGCGTCGGAGCTTCTCTATGACGATTTATCTGACGACGATCCTCAGAGAGATATTAAAGACATAGCTTTTGCACAAGCTTATTTAGAGAAG gtgtgcgaGGCTCTGCAGGTGGTGCCGGGGAAGGTGGAGGATTTCCTGAGCGTGCTGTACGAGTTTGAGAGTAACCTCGAGGGCAGGACCGCAGTGGAGCTCTTCATGAGCCTCAAACCTGTACTGAGCGACTGGCCTGAGCTGCTGCGAGACTTTGCCGCGTTCCTGCACCCGGAACAAGCCCAGGAGTGCGGCCTG GTGGAGGAGCAGCAGGCGTTTGAGAGGAGCCGGAGATTCCTGCGGCAGCTGGAGCGCAGTTTCGGAGAGCAGTCCGTGCACTACAGGAAGGTCGTGCGCACTCTGCAGCAGGGGCTACCTAAAAGTCAGAGAGGCTCACAGGAG ATGAAGGCGCAGATAGCGCTGCTCTTTCGTGACCACGCCCACTTGCTGGAGGAGTACTGGGTGTTTTATGAGCAGCTCCACTCCACAATGCAGTGCATGTCTCATGATGAAGATGAGGAAGAGGACGAGGTGGAGACTGACAGCACGCCCAGCGCTCAAATACTGCACAGTGTGAAAAAggcaaagaataaaaaaaatcagaactCCATCCAG AGTGCTGATGTAATAAGCTTAAATACAGAGGTGACGGATGAGCAGAGCAGAGATGACGATCCACAGAGTCCTGTCTGTGCCAAGAACAGTTCACGAATGCCAAGTGGAGAGAAAGTTGTGCTCTGGACAAG
- the gon4la gene encoding GON-4-like protein isoform X4, which translates to MNLSVRRKLSDGKTGPSRVQESKSEEPEGKPETRSVSLPSSPSREEEPSPENSPESSRRAGRSKVSLTEAQCGSSSDDDAEKTLIITVEKEQNCPRQSGKAKRGAKRKREMNETGSQQDEDELQPEVEIDQELDRELENKSRQHNLTSANVRSILHEVITNEHVVAMMKAAINETEPVPLFEPKMTRSKLKEVVEKGVVIPTWNISPIKKPSTLKGPQFVDIPLEEEDSSDEEYHPDEEEEDETAEDTLLESDLESTASSPRGTRLNLSRSFNEYDAENSCSPRQSSRRSRHVRVAVVPMGPPPPPQGPEPPQPQTECSFMEKLYAVDEELAIGSDCMDSYQSLTSNEEEGEESLMAFRTRSKRPLRDVSLGRLEAELRAPDITPDMYEFVSAPEDREWTRWLQGLMNSDVENEEEADDDDDPEYNFLADIDEPDVEDYRNDKAVRITKKEVNDLMEELFDAFQDELGGQDEEGHEEAEVKEEEDNLQQEPPSILETIHYEDPLADILNQSYRTVKEQLDAIRERKALLESKGLSIPLKRPTNSASFYLSPTQKLRLQQHMQQHIQLLTQVNVLSRSVDSLEAEACTAQQFLSELQFFAQQGEQAQQVGDPGFVSIFRACNLQAAVSLLEELDQSPKSDTPDPCPVFPGSQIPANLAWLMVTRPVFLYPQLLPTVRLRRFTQKGPFTSAENCLVVLGYQHLKGTGNPLKLTCQYLLAARNAICLRAYVRQACHRQHPNVIKRYFLEGKCPPMPLACEKVSPSDQRPPVERETRLMPRWLSENLKLIHEEVRKYNLQLSSSQHAFPEEDSSSPSYSFPPGTRYPPSLPESLALTLKPQCLPVRASCRKKVSRVHSSHTPAQSKPPPSAEDVEKALSRLPPLLPKFPSQNVKLDQNVNSSSMKQKIKCRTKSANSAGEIQVTANNVAKKNQGKLIITLPTAPVTSSRDPEVTVPSVATVAPSQGNVIMTLPTALICPTPSATLVAQAPSPFTPLVKEPMSQRCGTLLKLSMGQRTNLNPLPVSSQFFLLPPGCVVTNSANVNPNHSQKSSLAQETELEDLEGSLENFPENIVVSQPDRNLISGSEENNVQENNEMETNVHEEELEYGDEDFREPFLTLSESSGTPAPSLCGDDDAMEAVMDMDDIDEQRQEASQTSTSTQQNEQPCWTEREKDEQECAETQEEESRSMADITSPASVTSELSLPELQETVEKLSKLASDPEEERHSREEKSHDQATGADVPASELLYDDLSDDDPQRDIKDIAFAQAYLEKVVCCCFFFLCVCVGVRGSAGGAGEGGGFPERAVRV; encoded by the exons TCTCTTTAACAGAAGCACAGTGTGGCTCGTCATCAGATGATGATGCAGAGAAGACTCTTATCATCACAGTCG AAAAGGAGCAAAACTGCCCTCGGCAAAGTGGGAAAGCAAAACGAGGTGCAAAGAGGAAAAGAGAGATGAATGAAACAGGGTCCCAGCAGGATGAGGATGAACTCCAGCCAGAGGTCGAGATCGACCAAGAGCTGGACAGGGAGCTGGAGAACAAGTCACGGCAGCACAACCTGACCTCCGCTAACGTGCGCAGTATTCTACAC GAGGTGATTACCAACGAGCACGTCGTGGCAATGATGAAAGCCGCCATCAACGAGACTGAACCTGTCCCTCTGTTT GAGCCGAAGATGACTCGTTCTAAACTGAAGGAGGTGGTGGAGAAAGGAGTG GTCATTCCTACCTGGAACATTTCACCAATCAAGAAACCGAGCACACTGAAG ggTCCCCAGTTTGTGGACATTCCTTTAGAGGAGGAGGACTCCTCTGATGAAGAGTACCACCctgatgaagaggaggaggatgagACGGCAGAGGAC aCGCTTCTTGAAAGTGATTTGGAGAGTACAGCATCATCACCACGTGGCACACGACTAAACCTCAGCAGATCCTTCAACGAATATGATGCAGAAAACAGCTGCAGCCCcagacag aGTTCACGCAGGTCACGGCACGTGCGGGTGGCAGTTGTGCCCATGGGCCCCCCTCCACCCCCTCAGGGCCCAGAACCACCACAGCCCCAGACTGAGTGCAGCTTTATGGAGAAACTCTATGCTGTGGATGAGGAGCTGGCTATCGGATCTGACTGCATGGATTCTTACCAG TCTCTTACCAGTAATGAAGAAGAAGGTGAAGAGAGCCTGATGGCCTTCCGCACTCGTTCCAAACGGCCATTGAGAGACGTCTCTCTGGGTCGTTTAGAGGCGGAGCTTCGAGCTCCTGACATCACTCCGGATATGTACGAGTTTGTCTCCGCCCCTGAGGACAGGGAGTGGACACGGTGGCTGCAGGGCCTCATGAACTCGGATGTGGAGAACGAAG AGgaggctgatgatgatgatgatccagAGTATAACTTCCTGGCTGACATCGACGAGCCGGATGTGGAGGATTACCGGAACGACAAGGCCGTGCGCATCACCA agaaggaagtgaacgACCTGATGGAAGAGCTGTTTGACGCT TTTCAGGATGAATTAGGGGGTCAGGATGAGGAAGGCCATGAGGAGGCGGAAGTAAAGGAGGAAGAAGATAATCTCCAGCAGGAGCCACCCAGTATTCTGGAAACAATTCA ttatgaGGACCCTTTGGCAGATATTCTGAACCAGAGCTACCGCACAGTGAAGGAGCAGTTAGACGCTATCCGTGAGCGAAAAGCTCTACTGGAGAGTAAAGGACTGTCCATTCCTCTTAAACGCCCCACAAACTCCGCCTCTTTCTATCTAAGCCCCACTCAGAAGCTCCGCCTCCAGCAGCACATGCAACAG CACATACAGCTCCTGACTCAGGTGAACGTGCTGAGCAGGTCAGTGGACAGTCTTGAGGCTGAGGCCTGCACAGCTCAGCAGTTCCTG TCAGAGCTGCAGTTCTTCGCGCAGCAAGGAGAACAGGCCCAGCAGGTCGGGGATCCGGGATTTGTCAGCATCTTTAGAGCCTGTAACCTGCAGGCTGCTGTGTCTCTCCTCGAGGAATTGGATCAGTCTCCTAAATCTGACACTCCGGACCCTTGTCCAGTATTCCCAG GGTCCCAGATTCCAGCTAATTTGGCCTGGTTGATGGTGACGCGGCCGGTGTTCCTCTACCCACAACTCCTTCCCACGGTCAGACTGCGTCGGTTCACTCAGAAAGGGCCCTTTACGTCAGCAGAAAACTG TCTGGTGGTTTTAGGCTATCAGCACCTAAAGGGCACAGGGAATCCTCTCAAGCTGACCTGCCAATACCTGCTTGCAGCGAGAAATGCCATCTGCCTGAGAGCGTATGTCCGCCAAGCATGCCACAGACAACATCCCAACGTCATCAAG aGATACTTTCTAGAAGGAAAATGTCCCCCCATGCCATTGGCCTGTGAGAAAGTCAGTCCCAGTGATCAGCGTCCCCCAGTAGAAAGAGAAACACGCTTGATGCCTCGCTGGCTTTCG GAAAACCTTAAACTAATCCATGAAGAAGTGCGAAAGTACAATCTTCAGCTTTCCAGTTCTCAACATGCCTTTCCTGAGGAAGACTCCTCCTCTCCATCCTACAGCTTCCCCCCAGGTACCCGCTACCCCCCCAGCCTGCCCGAATCCCTCGCCCTTACTCTTAAACCACAGTGTCTTCCAGTTCGTGCTTCCTGTAGAAAAAAGGTATCACGTGTGCACTCTtcacacactccagcccagtccaaACCGCCGCCTTCAGCTGAAGATGTGGAGAAAGCTCTGAGTCGTCTGCCGCCTCTTCTGCCGAAGTTTCCTAGCCAGAATGTTAAGCTTGATCAGAATGTTAACTCTAGTTCAATGAAGCAAAAAATCAAATGTCGAACTAAATCTGCTAATAGTGCTGGGGAAATCCAAGTGACTGCAAATAACGTTGCAAAGAAAAACCAAGGAAAGCTCATTATAACTTTACCCACCGCTCCAGTTACTTCCAGCAGAGACCCTGAGGTAACAGTGCCTAGTGTTGCTACAGTAGCTCCAAGCCAGGGAAATGTCATCATGACTTTACCTACTGCGCTTATATGTCCTACTCCGAGTGCTACTCTAGTGGCCCAGGCACCTTCACCCTTCACCCCGTTGGTTAAAGAGCCTATGAGTCAGCGCTGTGGCACTTTGCTCAAGCTGAGCATGGGACAGAGAACTAATCTAAACCCTCTGCCTGTATCTTCTCAATTTTTTCTTCTACCTCCAGGCTGTGTAGTTACAAACAGTGCTAATGTCAACCCCAATCACAGCCAGAAATCCAGTCTAGCCCAGGAAACGGAGCTGGAAGACCTTGAAGGTTCTTTAGAGAACTTTCCAGAAAACATAGTCGTTTCTCAACCAGATAGAAATCTTATAAGTGGCAGTGAAGAAAACAATGTCCAGGAAAACAATGAAATGGAGACGAACGTTCACGAGGAGGAACTTGAATACGGAGACGAAGACTTTAGAGAGCCGTTCCTCACCTTGTCGGAATCTTCTGGAACCCCAGCGCCTAGTTTGTGTGGGGACGATGACGCCATGGAGGCAGTGATGGACATGGATGATATAGATGAACAAAGGCAAGAAGCATCGCAAACTTCGACATCTACACAGCAGAACGAGCAACCATGCTGGACTGAACGAGAGAAGGATGAGCAGGAATGTGCAGAGACGCAGGAGGAGGAGTCAAGAAGCATGGCAGACATCACATCACCTGCTTCTGTAACGTCCGAGCTGTCTTTGCCAGAGCTTCAG GAGACAGTGGAGAAACTGTCGAAGCTGGCATCGGATCCTGAAGAAGAGAGACATTCAAGGGAAGAAAAGTCACACGATCAAGCTACAG GAGCGGACGTCCCAGCGTCGGAGCTTCTCTATGACGATTTATCTGACGACGATCCTCAGAGAGATATTAAAGACATAGCTTTTGCACAAGCTTATTTAGAGAAG gttgtttgttgttgttttttttttttgtgtgtgtgtgtaggtgtgcgaGGCTCTGCAGGTGGTGCCGGGGAAGGTGGAGGATTTCCTGAGCGTGCTGTACGAGTTTGA